In candidate division WOR-3 bacterium, a genomic segment contains:
- a CDS encoding HD domain-containing protein — MKKLAEYIRRDAHIQNIAGLRGERDLYIVGGTIRDILLDVQPKDYDFSVEGSGIEFARHVARRIDGALVVLDEKADEARVVIDNIIYDFIGLDQGGVVPDLLRRDFTINAMAVNVETLDLIDPCHGSRDLKKRVIRPASADALIADPLRILRGFRFALQLNFNLHRDFNKFAKNISLQEVAAERVGEELLRIMSAPNSFEIILKINQLGIFKQVFQEAQKLIEDFDLWNHSLNTYGAAENLIEHGFFTKLEPEYTSYFAETNRVALCKLAGLFHDVAKPDTFLIKEGEIHFYGHDSIGAKMIEKIAHRRLRFSRHDTDVLKKLVKEHMRLHLLATNPDLTDRAIRRFFRHLGVDWFGAMIIAWADGYATGGRTGHLERAFLRMVELYRADSAKPKVERLVNGYDLIALGMKPGPSFKLILQELLDMQLEGSIEEKAEALEQAKKIAKKIDAM; from the coding sequence GTGAAGAAACTTGCAGAATACATAAGAAGGGACGCCCACATTCAGAATATCGCCGGTCTGAGAGGTGAGCGGGACCTCTACATCGTCGGCGGAACGATCCGGGATATTCTATTGGACGTGCAGCCGAAGGATTACGACTTCTCGGTCGAAGGTTCGGGTATAGAATTTGCCCGGCATGTCGCACGGAGAATAGATGGTGCACTTGTGGTCCTTGATGAAAAAGCAGATGAGGCCCGTGTGGTGATAGATAATATTATCTATGATTTCATCGGTTTAGACCAGGGCGGTGTTGTTCCCGATCTTTTGAGGCGTGACTTCACGATAAACGCAATGGCCGTGAATGTAGAGACGCTTGATCTTATTGATCCGTGTCACGGGTCGCGTGATTTGAAGAAGAGAGTTATCCGACCCGCCTCTGCTGATGCACTGATCGCTGATCCCCTGCGGATATTGAGAGGATTCAGATTCGCCCTCCAACTTAATTTCAACTTGCACAGGGATTTCAACAAGTTCGCCAAGAATATCTCTCTACAAGAAGTCGCTGCCGAGCGTGTTGGCGAAGAGCTATTGCGCATAATGTCGGCGCCAAACTCCTTTGAAATAATATTGAAGATCAACCAGCTGGGAATATTCAAACAAGTATTTCAGGAAGCGCAGAAACTGATCGAAGATTTTGACCTCTGGAATCATTCGCTCAATACCTACGGAGCGGCAGAGAATCTGATCGAGCACGGGTTCTTTACGAAGCTCGAACCCGAATACACCAGTTACTTTGCGGAGACCAACCGGGTTGCACTCTGTAAACTCGCGGGGCTATTTCATGATGTTGCCAAGCCGGATACGTTCCTTATAAAGGAAGGTGAGATCCATTTCTACGGCCATGATTCAATAGGTGCAAAGATGATCGAAAAGATTGCGCACCGCCGCCTAAGGTTTTCCCGGCACGATACCGACGTTCTGAAGAAATTGGTCAAAGAACACATGAGGCTGCATCTTCTGGCGACCAACCCGGACCTCACCGATCGTGCTATTCGCCGCTTCTTCCGTCACCTTGGTGTTGATTGGTTCGGGGCGATGATCATTGCCTGGGCCGATGGTTATGCAACCGGCGGCAGGACAGGTCATCTGGAGAGGGCATTTCTAAGGATGGTTGAATTATATCGTGCCGACAGCGCAAAACCAAAGGTCGAAAGACTCGTCAACGGCTACGACCTCATCGCCCTGGGTATGAAACCTGGTCCCAGTTTCAAGTTGATATTACAAGAACTGCTCGACATGCAGTTGGAGGGTAGCATTGAAGAGAAGGCTGAAGCCCTCGAACAGGCAAAAAAGATCGCAAAGAAGATCGATGCAATGTAG